A single genomic interval of Lewinellaceae bacterium harbors:
- the dapF gene encoding diaminopimelate epimerase yields the protein MNIPFTKYHGTGNDFVMIDQTRHQWLGTGDQALVAMLCDRHFGIGADGLILLEPGASGDFEMLYFNADGGVGSLCGNGSRCTVHFARACGLPLLTNTFLAADGMHEFRIDDRGWIGIHMADLEVEPGTGDDYILDTGSPHFVQFCRDLSHVNILEDGKAIRYQPRFPYGINVNFVHWDQHTLQVKTYERGVEAMTLSCGTGATASALALALHEGLQGEQVIPVEVPGGSLEIHFDRLGSNQFSDIWLWGPASPVYSGTFPV from the coding sequence ATGAATATTCCATTTACCAAATACCACGGCACAGGAAATGATTTTGTCATGATCGACCAAACCCGGCATCAATGGCTCGGAACCGGAGATCAGGCGCTGGTAGCTATGCTGTGTGATCGCCATTTTGGCATCGGTGCGGATGGATTGATTTTGCTTGAACCCGGGGCCTCCGGCGATTTTGAGATGCTCTATTTTAATGCGGATGGTGGTGTTGGATCGTTGTGTGGCAACGGATCCCGGTGTACCGTGCATTTTGCCCGTGCCTGTGGATTGCCACTGCTAACAAATACCTTTCTGGCTGCTGACGGGATGCACGAATTCCGGATCGATGATCGAGGCTGGATTGGGATTCATATGGCGGACCTGGAGGTAGAACCAGGAACTGGCGATGATTATATTCTCGACACAGGGTCACCGCACTTTGTTCAGTTTTGCCGCGATCTGTCCCATGTAAACATACTTGAGGATGGTAAGGCAATCCGTTATCAGCCGCGATTTCCTTATGGGATCAATGTCAATTTTGTCCATTGGGATCAGCACACCCTGCAGGTTAAGACCTATGAGCGGGGTGTCGAAGCTATGACGTTATCCTGTGGTACCGGCGCTACAGCCAGCGCTCTCGCTCTGGCTCTTCACGAAGGATTGCAGGGAGAACAGGTTATTCCGGTGGAGGTGCCGGGAGGATCGCTGGAAATTCATTTCGATCGACTGGGTTCAAATCAATTTTCGGACATCTGGCTCTGGGGACCGGCTAGTCCGGTTTACAGCGGTACCTTTCCAGTCTAA
- a CDS encoding tetratricopeptide repeat protein, with product MPTRLEQLLELLESQPDEPFILFALAKEYETHNDVDEALAYYEKTLQKDPDYLGVYFHRGQLLAESGEPQLAIECFDLGIARARATGDHHALSELMNARTNASLDL from the coding sequence ATGCCTACACGCCTGGAACAGCTTCTGGAGTTGCTTGAATCCCAACCGGATGAGCCGTTTATTCTCTTCGCTCTGGCCAAAGAATACGAGACCCACAACGATGTGGATGAAGCACTTGCTTATTATGAAAAGACCCTGCAAAAAGACCCGGATTATCTGGGAGTATATTTTCACCGGGGCCAGTTACTGGCAGAATCAGGTGAACCGCAGCTGGCTATAGAATGCTTCGATCTGGGTATTGCCAGAGCTCGTGCCACCGGTGATCACCATGCGCTGAGTGAATTGATGAATGCCCGGACCAATGCCAGCCTGGATTTATGA
- a CDS encoding electron transfer flavoprotein subunit beta/FixA family protein yields the protein MKILVCVSKTPETTAKIAFSADGKAFASAGVNFIMNPYDEWYALVRALEVKEQLGGEVVILSVGLADNDTILRKGLAIGADKAIRIDAEPVSSGMVSAQIAAYARNQAFDLVFLGKETIDYNGSEVGSMLGELLSVPFISYASKLEMQGNTATIYRDIEGGEEILEVDTPFVLSAAKGLAEQRIPNMRGIMMAKSKPLEVIAAQPYEPKVEVVSFSLPPAKSGVHLVDPDNMDELVRLLHEEAKVI from the coding sequence ATGAAGATACTTGTTTGTGTGAGTAAAACGCCTGAAACAACTGCAAAGATCGCTTTCAGCGCGGATGGCAAAGCATTCGCTTCAGCAGGGGTTAATTTCATCATGAACCCATACGATGAATGGTATGCCCTGGTGCGGGCACTGGAAGTCAAAGAACAACTCGGTGGAGAAGTGGTTATCCTCAGCGTTGGTCTTGCCGATAATGATACTATACTGCGCAAAGGGCTAGCCATAGGTGCGGATAAGGCCATTCGGATCGATGCAGAACCGGTTTCTTCTGGAATGGTAAGCGCTCAGATCGCAGCTTATGCCCGGAACCAGGCGTTTGACCTGGTCTTCCTCGGTAAGGAGACCATCGATTACAATGGTTCTGAAGTAGGAAGCATGCTGGGAGAGTTGTTATCAGTACCATTTATCTCTTACGCCAGTAAGCTGGAAATGCAGGGCAACACGGCTACCATTTACCGTGACATTGAGGGCGGGGAAGAGATCCTCGAAGTGGATACACCTTTTGTGCTCAGCGCTGCAAAAGGGTTGGCAGAGCAGCGTATTCCCAACATGCGTGGTATTATGATGGCGAAGTCAAAACCCCTGGAAGTTATTGCTGCGCAGCCATATGAACCAAAGGTTGAGGTCGTGTCGTTTTCATTGCCACCAGCTAAAAGCGGTGTCCATCTAGTCGATCCGGATAACATGGATGAACTGGTCCGGCTATTGCATGAGGAGGCTAAAGTAATCTGA
- a CDS encoding electron transfer flavoprotein subunit alpha/FixB family protein, which translates to MNVLVLAEHQQGNFKKSAFESITYGRLVAASSGGKATILVLGPAADLSSLAPYGIAHVIQLTDASLATLDSQLYTEAIASVMQQTGADLLILSNSSTGKQIAGGLAVRLRAGLVSGVNALPQSGEGFIVGKNVFSGKANELLEIKSPIKIITLMSNSVPVSTQPVSLEIESKSLGLQSGKVRVKKVERVEGTVPLPEAERVVSAGRGMKGPENWGIVEDLATVLQATTACSRPVADSGWRPHHEHVGQTGLAIRPNLYIAVGISGAIQHLAGVNNSKTIVVINKDPEAPFFKAADYGVVGDLFEVVPKLTAAVKKFKASH; encoded by the coding sequence ATGAATGTCTTAGTCCTGGCCGAGCACCAACAAGGCAACTTTAAAAAATCTGCTTTTGAATCCATCACCTATGGCAGGCTGGTGGCGGCATCCTCAGGCGGCAAAGCCACGATCCTGGTCCTGGGGCCAGCAGCCGACCTGAGTTCGCTGGCACCTTATGGTATAGCCCATGTGATCCAACTGACAGATGCGTCACTGGCTACCCTGGACAGTCAGCTGTATACCGAAGCAATTGCATCTGTTATGCAACAGACCGGAGCGGATTTATTAATCTTATCCAATTCGTCCACGGGTAAACAGATAGCCGGGGGACTGGCTGTTCGCTTACGGGCTGGTCTGGTGTCCGGTGTGAATGCATTACCCCAGTCGGGTGAAGGCTTCATCGTTGGTAAAAACGTCTTTTCCGGAAAAGCGAATGAATTATTGGAGATTAAGAGTCCGATAAAAATCATTACCCTGATGTCTAATTCCGTTCCGGTTTCCACTCAGCCGGTATCCCTGGAGATAGAATCGAAGTCCCTCGGACTGCAGTCTGGAAAAGTCCGGGTAAAAAAAGTGGAGCGTGTGGAAGGAACCGTTCCGCTGCCTGAAGCCGAGCGCGTTGTATCGGCCGGCCGGGGGATGAAAGGCCCTGAAAACTGGGGTATCGTGGAGGACCTTGCCACAGTCCTGCAAGCTACTACAGCTTGCTCACGACCGGTAGCGGACTCCGGTTGGCGTCCTCATCATGAGCATGTGGGGCAAACGGGATTGGCCATCAGGCCCAATTTGTATATAGCTGTTGGTATATCAGGAGCGATTCAGCACCTGGCGGGAGTCAATAACTCCAAAACGATCGTTGTCATCAACAAAGATCCGGAGGCTCCCTTTTTTAAGGCGGCAGATTATGGCGTGGTAGGTGATCTTTTCGAAGTGGTGCCCAAGCTGACCGCCGCTGTGAAGAAATTCAAAGCAAGTCATTAG
- a CDS encoding bifunctional nuclease family protein, whose protein sequence is MTKIELDIVAISHSVSQSHNYAVVLSEINGNRRLPIVIGGFEAQAIAVAMERMAPNRPLTHDLFKNTLETFDVGLQEVIISNLLDGIFYARLICERNGEIYEIDSRTSDAIALAVRFNCPIYTYEFIMESAGVVLDGDKEEGETRPEPKMRKDINSFSRYSLDDLNDMLTEVLADEDYEKAAKIRDEINRRKVEGD, encoded by the coding sequence ATGACAAAAATCGAATTGGATATTGTCGCTATTTCGCATAGTGTATCCCAATCCCATAATTACGCGGTAGTTTTAAGCGAGATCAATGGCAATCGACGCCTTCCCATCGTGATCGGGGGCTTTGAAGCACAGGCCATTGCAGTAGCCATGGAACGAATGGCTCCAAATCGTCCGCTCACACATGACCTGTTTAAAAATACCCTTGAAACATTTGATGTCGGGTTGCAGGAAGTGATCATTTCCAATTTACTGGATGGTATCTTTTATGCCCGGCTGATCTGTGAGCGTAACGGAGAGATCTACGAAATCGATAGCCGTACTTCGGATGCAATTGCTCTGGCTGTACGTTTCAATTGCCCCATTTATACCTACGAATTCATAATGGAATCAGCAGGTGTTGTTTTGGATGGAGACAAGGAAGAAGGGGAAACTCGGCCGGAACCCAAGATGCGTAAGGATATCAACTCATTCTCACGCTATTCACTGGATGACCTGAATGATATGCTGACCGAAGTGCTTGCCGACGAAGATTACGAGAAAGCAGCTAAAATCCGTGATGAAATAAACCGGAGGAAGGTTGAAGGCGATTGA
- a CDS encoding threonine aldolase → MDGAEWINLMSDTVTKPTPGMLQAMFNAEVGDDVFSEDPTVNALQAKAASLFGKEAALFCPSGTMTNQIAIKVHTRALDEVICEQSSHIYQYEVGGYAYNSRIAIQLLSGKNGKLDPDQIKPAVRPDQDYLPHSALVVIENSCNKAGGSYYTLHEMEALSRATRDAGMKFHLDGARIFNVLAETGDSTKSVGDLFDSISVCLSKGLGAPVGSVLIGDRDFIKQARRYRKVMGGGMRQAGYLAAAGIYALDHHVKRLKEDHRRAKQLGKILETMEIVDRVEPVHTNIIVFHLKENNADKFLQKLLSHRIKAVALGPATVRFVTHLDFTEEMLAETLAVLKTF, encoded by the coding sequence ATGGATGGCGCTGAATGGATAAACCTGATGTCTGACACCGTTACCAAACCTACCCCGGGCATGCTTCAGGCTATGTTTAATGCCGAAGTTGGCGATGATGTATTCAGTGAGGACCCTACGGTCAATGCTCTGCAGGCGAAAGCAGCCAGCCTTTTTGGAAAGGAAGCCGCTCTTTTCTGTCCATCCGGCACCATGACCAACCAGATTGCCATCAAGGTACACACCAGGGCATTGGATGAGGTGATCTGTGAACAATCTTCTCACATTTATCAATACGAGGTAGGGGGATATGCCTACAATTCAAGAATTGCCATCCAGTTGTTGTCGGGGAAAAATGGCAAACTGGATCCGGATCAGATCAAACCTGCGGTGCGGCCGGATCAGGATTACCTCCCCCATTCCGCCCTGGTGGTCATCGAGAATTCATGCAATAAGGCAGGTGGGTCGTATTACACCCTCCACGAAATGGAAGCCCTGTCCCGTGCAACCCGGGATGCCGGGATGAAGTTCCATCTGGATGGCGCACGCATTTTTAATGTCCTGGCCGAAACCGGCGATTCCACGAAGTCGGTTGGTGACCTGTTTGACAGCATTTCCGTCTGCCTTTCCAAGGGATTGGGGGCGCCGGTTGGTTCGGTACTGATCGGTGACCGGGATTTCATCAAACAAGCCCGGCGTTACCGCAAGGTGATGGGTGGCGGCATGCGTCAGGCTGGCTATTTGGCTGCCGCCGGGATCTATGCACTGGATCACCATGTGAAGCGTTTGAAAGAAGACCACCGCAGAGCAAAACAATTAGGGAAAATATTAGAGACTATGGAAATCGTGGACCGTGTGGAACCTGTCCATACCAACATCATCGTATTCCATTTGAAGGAAAACAACGCGGATAAATTCCTCCAAAAATTATTAAGTCATCGCATTAAAGCGGTCGCTCTGGGCCCGGCTACCGTGCGATTTGTGACGCATTTGGATTTTACAGAGGAGATGTTGGCAGAAACTTTGGCAGTACTCAAAACATTCTGA
- the lepA gene encoding elongation factor 4 produces the protein MKKIRNFCVIAHIDHGKSTLSDRLLEVTQTISTRDMQAQALDDMDLERERGITIKSHAIQLYYNHTDGETYTLNLIDTPGHVDFSYEVSRSIAACEGALLLVDATQGIQAQTISNLYLAIGHDLEIIPILNKIDMESAMIDEVSDQIIELIGCGKDEILLASGKTGQGVQEILNAIVERIPAPKGNPEAPLQALIFDSVFNSFRGVIAYFRILNGTLRKGDQVRFVNTGKQYQADEVGVLRFTPEPKEELEAGNVGYIITGIKESREIKVGDTITKVENPCKDAIKGFEDVKPMVFAGIFPIENEDYEDLRDSLEKLQLNDASLVFEPETSAALGFGFRCGFLGMLHLEIVQERLSREFDQEVITTIPNVSYYAYNTRGEKIVIHTPNDLPDSSVLDYVEEPYIEAQIITKPEYIGVIMTLCLEKRGTLTKQHYLTQDRVELTFELPLAEIVFDFYDRLKSISRGYASFDYTPINYRQSDLVKLDIKLNNENVDALSALVHRDKAYAFGRKICARLKDLLPRQQFMIAIQAAIGAKIIARETISALRKDVTAKCYGGDISRKRKLLEKQKKGKKKMRQIGSVEVPQKAFLDVLKLE, from the coding sequence ATGAAGAAGATCCGCAATTTTTGTGTCATCGCGCATATCGATCACGGCAAAAGCACCCTATCTGACCGGTTGCTGGAAGTGACCCAGACCATCTCCACGCGGGATATGCAGGCTCAGGCATTGGATGACATGGATCTTGAACGCGAACGTGGCATCACTATAAAGTCTCATGCCATCCAATTGTATTACAACCATACGGATGGAGAAACCTATACGCTGAATCTCATCGACACCCCTGGACACGTGGATTTTTCATACGAAGTATCCAGATCGATAGCAGCATGTGAAGGAGCGCTGTTACTGGTCGATGCAACGCAAGGTATCCAGGCGCAAACCATATCCAACCTCTATCTGGCCATCGGACATGATCTGGAAATCATACCGATCCTGAACAAAATAGATATGGAAAGCGCCATGATCGATGAGGTATCGGATCAGATCATCGAACTGATCGGCTGTGGTAAAGATGAAATCCTGCTGGCGAGTGGAAAAACCGGTCAGGGCGTACAGGAAATCCTCAACGCTATTGTCGAACGCATTCCGGCACCCAAAGGAAATCCGGAAGCACCGTTGCAAGCCTTGATTTTCGACTCCGTTTTCAATTCATTTCGAGGCGTCATCGCCTACTTCAGGATCCTCAATGGGACACTACGTAAAGGAGACCAGGTACGGTTTGTCAATACTGGCAAACAATACCAGGCGGATGAAGTGGGTGTATTGCGATTCACCCCTGAGCCTAAAGAAGAACTGGAGGCCGGTAACGTAGGTTACATCATTACGGGGATCAAGGAATCCCGTGAGATCAAAGTCGGCGATACCATCACCAAAGTGGAAAATCCCTGTAAAGATGCCATCAAAGGTTTTGAAGATGTCAAGCCAATGGTTTTCGCGGGTATATTTCCCATTGAAAATGAGGATTACGAAGATCTTCGGGACAGTTTGGAGAAGCTGCAGCTCAACGATGCTTCCCTGGTCTTTGAACCGGAGACATCTGCAGCGCTGGGCTTTGGATTCCGTTGCGGATTCCTGGGCATGCTCCACCTGGAAATCGTGCAGGAACGATTAAGCCGGGAATTTGACCAGGAAGTCATAACCACCATCCCAAACGTTTCCTATTACGCGTACAATACCAGAGGGGAAAAGATTGTGATTCACACGCCAAATGATCTGCCGGATTCCAGTGTTTTGGACTATGTGGAGGAGCCCTATATCGAAGCACAGATTATCACGAAACCAGAATACATCGGAGTGATCATGACTCTGTGCCTGGAAAAAAGAGGTACTCTGACCAAACAGCATTACCTGACTCAGGACCGGGTGGAACTGACATTTGAATTGCCGCTGGCAGAAATCGTGTTCGACTTTTATGACCGGCTCAAATCCATTTCGCGAGGCTATGCCTCTTTCGACTATACGCCGATTAATTATCGCCAGTCGGATCTGGTCAAATTGGATATCAAGCTAAATAATGAGAATGTTGATGCCCTATCCGCGCTGGTTCACCGGGACAAAGCATACGCATTCGGACGCAAGATCTGTGCCCGGCTGAAAGATCTGTTACCCCGACAACAATTCATGATTGCCATTCAGGCTGCCATCGGCGCTAAGATCATCGCCCGGGAGACCATCTCCGCACTGCGTAAGGACGTAACCGCCAAATGCTACGGTGGTGACATCAGCCGGAAGCGCAAGTTGCTCGAAAAGCAGAAGAAAGGAAAGAAAAAGATGCGGCAGATCGGTAGCGTCGAAGTACCTCAAAAGGCCTTCCTGGATGTGTTGAAGCTGGAATAA
- a CDS encoding c-type cytochrome: MARRSMYNWLLPTSMPVLVFIFLVILALGCVSALPAVDLERATAGRQVYEQYNCLQCHGYDGNDKMDLKKALHKKGLEDLKAWILDPGKFKPGTEMPAYGGVLSDRELEDVIQYLRQLAGQ; encoded by the coding sequence ATGGCACGCAGAAGTATGTATAATTGGTTATTGCCCACAAGTATGCCTGTTCTCGTTTTTATTTTTTTGGTCATCCTGGCCCTGGGTTGTGTTTCCGCATTGCCTGCCGTAGACCTGGAACGTGCAACTGCCGGGCGGCAGGTTTACGAACAATACAATTGTTTGCAGTGCCATGGTTATGATGGAAACGATAAGATGGACTTGAAAAAAGCATTGCATAAAAAAGGCTTGGAAGATCTGAAAGCTTGGATACTGGATCCCGGAAAGTTTAAGCCGGGCACCGAGATGCCTGCTTACGGAGGTGTTTTGAGTGATCGCGAACTGGAGGATGTGATTCAATACCTGCGCCAACTTGCCGGGCAGTGA
- a CDS encoding tetratricopeptide repeat protein, which yields MAKIINYQPNQWPGRKVGFRKANKTKAEQQEAEGQLNLFQATDPDEAIETPQVSKLRKLTSHRTPFEEALFLDEMGDPRAEARYLDAIAANSSSADAICNMGIIYAGKGETAKAIGAFTKALSLQPRHLEAHYNLANVYFDASNYDLAIVHYEVALEIDPDFGDAWFNLTIAFLATKMHKKAMDAYLQYRRLVPADQEDLLSGYLKQ from the coding sequence ATGGCCAAGATCATTAACTATCAACCCAATCAGTGGCCCGGACGTAAAGTCGGATTTCGAAAAGCCAATAAAACAAAGGCCGAGCAACAGGAAGCGGAAGGCCAGCTCAATTTATTTCAGGCGACGGACCCCGATGAAGCTATTGAGACCCCGCAGGTTTCTAAATTGCGTAAGCTGACATCCCATCGTACGCCTTTTGAAGAAGCGCTTTTTCTGGATGAGATGGGTGACCCCAGAGCCGAAGCCCGGTATCTTGATGCCATTGCTGCCAACAGTTCCAGTGCAGATGCCATTTGCAATATGGGAATTATATATGCTGGCAAAGGAGAAACGGCCAAAGCGATCGGTGCTTTCACCAAAGCCTTAAGTCTTCAGCCCAGGCATTTGGAAGCACATTACAATCTGGCTAACGTCTATTTCGATGCAAGTAATTACGATCTGGCGATCGTCCATTATGAGGTTGCCCTTGAAATTGATCCGGACTTTGGTGATGCCTGGTTTAATTTAACCATTGCATTCCTGGCTACCAAAATGCATAAAAAAGCCATGGACGCCTATCTACAATACCGGAGATTGGTTCCTGCGGATCAGGAAGATTTACTTAGTGGATATTTGAAACAATAG
- a CDS encoding Ku protein — MLRAIWKGYIRFSLVTIPIRIYSALESSATISFKQLHKEDNGAIGYDKKCKQCGEVVKTQDIVKGYEYEPDHFVIMQDEDFDKIKLKSTKVIDIEAFVDASEVHHTLFDAPYFAGPDGEVAQQAYGLLMETLRKSNKMGIGRVVLRDRENVVLIAPFESGLLLYKLRYPEELRSMNQVPQIGDVKIDEAQLNLANTLVDTMTKPFADLELKDRYREALMEIIDAKIAGKEVIARVEEDAPVVDIMAALQASISQAKSQMKPMKKATGEAKEEKQEEKIRKIS; from the coding sequence ATGCTTCGAGCCATCTGGAAAGGTTATATCCGGTTCTCCCTGGTGACCATCCCCATCCGCATATATAGTGCCTTAGAGTCTTCTGCTACCATCTCGTTCAAACAGTTGCATAAGGAAGACAACGGCGCAATCGGCTACGATAAGAAATGTAAACAATGTGGTGAGGTTGTAAAAACACAGGACATCGTGAAAGGGTATGAATACGAGCCTGATCATTTTGTGATCATGCAGGACGAAGACTTTGACAAAATAAAACTCAAAAGCACAAAAGTCATTGACATCGAAGCCTTTGTGGATGCTTCTGAAGTTCATCACACACTCTTTGACGCTCCTTACTTTGCAGGACCTGATGGAGAGGTTGCCCAGCAAGCCTACGGACTTCTCATGGAAACATTGCGCAAGTCGAACAAGATGGGTATCGGCCGCGTGGTGTTGAGGGATCGTGAAAATGTGGTCCTGATAGCACCATTTGAGTCCGGCCTGTTACTGTATAAATTGCGGTATCCGGAGGAACTACGGTCTATGAATCAGGTGCCACAAATTGGCGATGTAAAAATTGACGAAGCACAGCTTAATCTTGCCAATACACTGGTTGACACCATGACCAAACCTTTTGCCGATCTGGAATTAAAAGATCGCTACCGGGAAGCTCTTATGGAAATCATTGACGCCAAGATAGCCGGAAAGGAAGTCATCGCCCGCGTCGAGGAAGATGCTCCGGTTGTGGATATTATGGCCGCACTTCAAGCCAGTATCAGTCAGGCAAAGTCTCAGATGAAACCAATGAAAAAAGCCACTGGTGAAGCTAAAGAAGAAAAACAGGAGGAGAAAATCCGCAAGATATCCTGA
- a CDS encoding TonB-dependent receptor yields the protein MHPGLKFCFWILFLAGTSASAQSGIIRGHVIDRESGEALSFALVQLNRQATTTDDEGYFSFSHLKDTLYELSVQYLGYQTLTQSIDLAAGEVWYQKIRLNSDAINLGTVEVTGSNQQIPVSSLGNYWITPDRIQQMPSLGQGDLAQFLTQLPGVITTGDQGGQLYIQGGDPHQNLLIIDGIPVVNAFHSLSAFSVVPADAIQQVTLYGSAYPANFGGRLSSVMDLRLREGASKPLEGMVGVDPLSAQVRLQGRIYARGDQQWTWLVAGREALWPYLKDAIPATYRDALDFKFRDITMKTTWQGENGSKLSFTSLQISDEVPLAANTSVSWQNQGYGMQFRVLPLQSDYLIGGSVGYSDYRLNFLEEGVPRSTGYKQANAQLWFANGHAENRLEYGIALNAIRSDLTFKNYRNITFNRSDNASELAVYGLYDRSWQHWRIEPGLRLHYHASVSYLSLEPRILVQWKPLPQWQWTLAGGRYSQNLVTARSNQDVVHFFQAFITGPEGLLYNNSGETVPYNVQTAWHAGTGLQWQHNGLTLKSEVYLKWFDQLIEINRDKRKVADPDFATEQGLSYGVSLAAEWTNRHWNMGGHYTYAHANRTISGGWLPAIFDRRHQANILLRWSSGDPGWYASIRGQVGSGFPFTRTAGFYPMLNWEDGLFTDVADAGNTIAVLYEKPLFQGRLPDYLRWDVQLGKQWKYSWGGQLDVALSCINVFNRKNIFYFDRIHYQRVDQLPVLPLIVVQFHW from the coding sequence ATGCATCCAGGCTTAAAGTTTTGTTTTTGGATTCTTTTTCTGGCAGGGACTTCTGCCTCGGCCCAAAGCGGGATCATCAGAGGTCATGTGATTGATCGCGAGTCAGGGGAAGCATTGTCTTTTGCCCTGGTTCAGCTCAATCGCCAGGCTACAACCACCGACGACGAAGGTTATTTCAGTTTTTCCCATTTGAAGGATACCCTGTACGAACTTTCAGTCCAATATCTCGGATATCAGACCCTTACCCAATCCATTGACCTCGCGGCCGGTGAAGTATGGTATCAGAAGATCCGGTTAAACAGCGATGCCATCAATCTGGGGACTGTAGAAGTAACCGGAAGCAATCAACAAATTCCCGTTTCATCACTAGGGAATTATTGGATCACACCGGATCGTATCCAGCAAATGCCCTCTTTAGGGCAGGGAGACCTGGCTCAATTTCTGACCCAATTACCCGGTGTCATCACAACCGGTGACCAGGGAGGACAATTGTATATTCAAGGCGGTGATCCCCATCAGAATTTATTGATCATTGATGGGATACCGGTTGTTAATGCATTCCATTCACTGAGTGCTTTTTCGGTTGTTCCGGCTGATGCCATTCAACAAGTGACCTTATATGGATCAGCCTATCCCGCCAATTTTGGGGGCCGGTTATCTTCAGTCATGGATTTGCGTTTGCGGGAAGGAGCCAGCAAGCCGCTGGAAGGGATGGTCGGTGTTGACCCGCTATCAGCTCAGGTAAGGTTGCAGGGAAGGATTTATGCCAGAGGGGACCAGCAATGGACCTGGCTGGTTGCGGGGAGAGAAGCGCTCTGGCCTTACTTAAAGGATGCCATTCCGGCTACCTACCGTGATGCCCTGGACTTTAAATTCCGGGATATCACCATGAAAACGACCTGGCAGGGGGAGAATGGATCCAAGTTATCCTTTACCTCTTTACAGATCAGTGACGAGGTGCCATTGGCTGCCAACACCTCAGTAAGCTGGCAAAACCAGGGTTATGGCATGCAGTTCCGGGTACTGCCCCTCCAATCGGACTACCTGATTGGTGGGAGTGTGGGATACAGCGATTACCGTCTGAACTTTCTGGAGGAAGGAGTACCCCGTTCTACCGGTTACAAGCAAGCCAATGCTCAGCTATGGTTTGCCAACGGTCATGCGGAAAATAGACTGGAATATGGGATTGCTTTGAATGCTATCCGCAGTGATCTCACCTTTAAAAACTACCGGAACATTACCTTTAACCGCAGCGATAATGCCTCAGAGTTGGCTGTTTACGGTCTTTATGACCGATCCTGGCAGCACTGGCGGATTGAGCCCGGACTGCGACTGCATTACCACGCTTCGGTCTCCTACCTTTCCTTGGAACCCCGGATTCTGGTGCAGTGGAAGCCGTTACCTCAGTGGCAATGGACCCTTGCCGGAGGGAGGTACAGTCAAAATCTGGTGACTGCCCGGTCCAATCAGGACGTGGTTCATTTTTTCCAGGCTTTCATTACCGGTCCGGAAGGCCTGCTGTATAATAATTCAGGGGAAACAGTACCCTACAATGTACAGACGGCATGGCATGCAGGCACCGGATTGCAATGGCAGCACAATGGCCTCACCCTCAAGTCGGAAGTGTATCTGAAGTGGTTTGATCAATTGATAGAAATAAACCGGGATAAGCGCAAGGTGGCAGATCCTGATTTTGCCACCGAACAGGGGTTGAGCTATGGGGTATCTTTGGCTGCTGAATGGACAAACCGCCACTGGAACATGGGAGGCCATTATACCTATGCGCATGCGAACCGGACCATAAGTGGTGGCTGGTTACCCGCAATATTTGACCGGCGACACCAGGCCAACATCCTCTTGCGGTGGTCCTCAGGCGATCCGGGATGGTATGCTAGCATTCGCGGACAGGTGGGCAGTGGATTTCCATTTACCCGTACTGCCGGGTTTTATCCGATGTTGAATTGGGAAGACGGCCTGTTTACGGACGTGGCCGATGCCGGAAACACCATTGCAGTCCTGTATGAGAAACCCCTTTTTCAGGGAAGGCTACCGGATTATCTCAGGTGGGATGTCCAGCTGGGTAAACAATGGAAATATAGCTGGGGAGGGCAACTGGATGTTGCGCTTTCTTGTATCAATGTATTCAATCGGAAAAATATATTTTACTTTGACCGCATCCATTATCAGCGGGTGGATCAATTGCCTGTTTTGCCCTTGATCGTGGTGCAGTTTCATTGGTAA